The genomic window ACGAAGAGAGTTAGAAAAGGTGGGTGACGCACATGAATGATCGTAGCGAAAGGTTTCGTAATCTGCTAGTACCTATATTTTCAGTTATTTTAGGTTTGATTTTAGGTGCGATTTTGATGGTTGCCTTTGGTTACCATCCAATTCAAGGATATTCTTCGATGTTGAATGCTTCGTTAGGTTCTCAAAGAAGTATCGGTGAAACATTAAGAGAAGCAACTCCTTTGATTTTTACAGCATTAGGTTTTTCTGTTGCCAATTCAGCTGGATTCTTTAATATCGGGCTTTCTGGGCAAGCATTGTGTGGTTGGATCGTGAGTATCTGGACTGCATTAGCGTTTCCTGATTTACCCAAAGCTATTTTGTTACCAATGTGTGTGATCTTAGGCGCACTTGCTGGAGCCATGGCTGCAGCGATTCCAGGATTGTTGCGAGCGTTCTTCGGCACAAGTGAAGTAATCGTGACGATCATGATGAACTATATTTTGCTTTATTTAAGTACGTATACACTTCATGAAGTTATGCCGGAATCTTATCGTTCTAGTTTAGACTCTTCAAATATGATCAGTCAGAATGCTTCGTTACGTATTCCTTGGTTGACCCAGATGTTTGGCGGTTCCCGCGTGAATGGTGGACTGTTCTTGGCGTTGATCGCGTTAGTAGTGGTATGGATCGTTATGAAGAAAACAACATTAGGATTTGAGATCCGTTCCGTTGGATTGAATCCTTTTGCCTCTGAATATGCAGGGATGAGCAGTAAACGAACAATTATCTTATCAATGGTCATTTCTGGTGGTTTAGCTGGCTTAGGTGGTGTGGTAGAAGGTCTAGGAACGTATCAAAACTTCTTTGTCCAAACGACTTCTCTATCCATTGGTTTTGACGGTATGGCCGTTTCATTATTAGGTTCTGGCTCTGCCATCGGTATTTTACTATCTGCGCTATTATTCAGTGTTCTAAAAATTGGTGGATTGGGGATGCAAACAGGTGCTGGTGTACCGTTTGAGATCGTCAACGTGTCGATTGCCTTGATCATCTTCTTCGTTGGTATCAACTTCTTGATTCGTTTCCTTATGGCGAAATTCTTCCAAGGGAAAAAACAAGAAGAGATCGTTGCAACGATTGAAACGGAACCGAATCATCAAAATCAAGAAGGAGGAGAGCTGTAATGTCAACAGTAGAACTGATCTCTTTGATCCTTACATCGACACTCGTTTATTCGACACCGTTGATCTTAACTTCATTAGGCGGAACGTTTTCTGAACGAAGCGGAATCGTCAACGTTGGGTTAGAAGGCATTATGGTAATGGGTGCGTTTAGTGCAGTCGTCTTTAACTTGACGATGAGTGATACCCTAGGCTCAATGACTCCTTGGATCGCTATTTTAGTCGGCGGTGTGGTCGGTGTCCTCTTTTCATTGATTCATGCAGTCGCTACAGTCAGCTTACGAGCAGATCATATCATCAGTGGAACGGTCATCAATTTGATGGCACCTGCTTTAGGTGTATTTTTGATCAAAGCGTGGTATGGTAAAGGTCAAACAGACAATATCTCACAAAACTTAGGTTACTTTTCATTCCCTGGGTTGGCAGATATTCCAGTAATTGGACAAATTTTCTTTAGAAGTACATTTCTACCAGCATATTGTGCAATTTTGATTGCTGTTATTGCATGGTTCATTATCTTCAAAACAAAATTTGGTTTACGTTTACGTTCTGTTGGGGAAAATCCGCAAGCTGCGGATACATTAGGAATCAATGTTTACGCGATGCGCTATTCAGGTGTAATGATTTCTGGTCTTCTTGGAGGAATGGGTGGTGCTGTTTTTGCTCAATCAATCTCTGGGAACTTTTCAGCAGGAACGATTGTCGGTCAAGGGTTCATCTCGATGGCTGCCATGATTTTTGGTAAATGGAATCCTTTAGGTGCGATGGGCGCTTCATTATTCTTTGGATTTGCGCAAAGTTTAAGTATTATCGGTGCGCAATTACCAGTAATCTCATCGATTCCACCAGTGTTACTACAAATTGCGCCTTATCTATTGACGATCATCGTTTTAGTGGCGTTCTTAGGTAAAGCATCTGGACCAAAAGCAAACGGTAAGAATTATATAAAATCCAAATAATCGTTTAGTGATTAAAAAGGGCGGGTTACGGGAAGTTTTTTTCGTCTCGCCCTTTTTACTTTATAAAGAAAATAAATAGAAAGAAGGAATACTCATGTTTAAACGCGTACATTTGATCGTCATGGATTCAGTCGGAATCGGAGAAGCACCTGATGCTGAAAAATTCGGAGATAAAGGCTCGGATACGTTAGGTCATATTGCCAAAGAAGCTGGGTTGACGATACCGAATTTGGAGCAACTTGGATTAGGGACGATCCGTCCATTAGAAGGTGTTCAAGCGATAGAAGACCACCAAGGCTATGCAACGAAATTAGAAGAAGTTTCTGTCGGTAAAGACACAATGACTGGTCACTGGGAAATCATGGGTTTGAATATCAAAACGCCATTTCGTGTTTTTCCAAACGGCTTCCCCGACGAATTACTGAAGAAAATCGAAGACTTCTCTGGACGTAAAATCGTTTGTAATGAACCGTATAGCGGAACAGCCGTCATTGACGACTTTGGTGAGCATCAAATGAAAACAGGTGACTTGATCGTTTATACGTCAGCTGATCCAGTATTACAAATTGCTGCACATGAAGAAATTATTCCTTTAGAAGAACTGTATCGAATTTGTGAATATGTTCGTGAGATTACAAAAGATGATCCTTATATGATCGGTCGAATCATTGCACGCCCGTATGTGGGAGAACCCGGCAACTTTACACGAACAAGCAACCGTCACGATTACGCATTAGATCCATTTGGTCATACAGTTTTAGACTCATTGAAAGAAGCAGGCAAAGATGTCATCGCGGTAGGTAAGATCAATGATATTTTCAATGGTCAAGGCATCACTGACTCTGTTCGTACGAAGAGTAATATGGATGGCGTCGATCAATTATTGAACGTGATGAAACAAGACTTCACTGGTTTGAGTTTCACTAACTTAGTTGACTTTGATGCGTTATACGGTCACCGCCGAGATGTGGTTGGTTACGCGCGTGCGATCGAAGATTTTGACTTGCGTCTTCCAGAATTATTCGATGCAATGGCAGACGATGACTTATTGTTGATCACCGCTGACCATGGGAATGATCCGACCTTTACTGGTACTGATCATACTCGGGAATACGTGCCGCTACTTGCTTATAGTAAACAGATGAACGAGCAAGGCAGTTTACCACAAGGCTATTATGCGGATATCTCTGCAACGATTGCCGAAAACTTTGACGTAGCAGCTACTGAAAATGGCGAAAGCTTCTTGAAATTATTGAAATAAGCAACAGCAGCATCCACTTGTGAATCATCATTGGCTTTATTATGTAAGATCGAACAATCAAAATTTTATATATAGGAGAAAAACAATGAAATTAAATGAGATGTTACAAGAAACGACAGCGTTTATCAAAAGTAAAGGGGTAGGCACCATCGATTTCGGGATGATCCTCGGTTCAGGCTTAGGAGAATTAGCAGAAGAAATCGAAGAAGCAATCGTGATTCCTTATGACAAGATTCCTTTCTTCCCAACTTCGACAGTTGTTGGGCATGCAGGACAGCTTGTCTACGGGACCCTTTCAGGGAAAAAAGTATTGGCGATGCAAGGACGCTTCCATTTTTATGAAGGTCATTCCATGCAAACCGTCACTTATCCAGTACGTGTAATGGCTGCATTAGACGCTCATTCAGTTGTCGTGACGAATGCGTGTGGTGGAG from Enterococcus sp. DIV1094 includes these protein-coding regions:
- a CDS encoding ABC transporter permease; its protein translation is MNDRSERFRNLLVPIFSVILGLILGAILMVAFGYHPIQGYSSMLNASLGSQRSIGETLREATPLIFTALGFSVANSAGFFNIGLSGQALCGWIVSIWTALAFPDLPKAILLPMCVILGALAGAMAAAIPGLLRAFFGTSEVIVTIMMNYILLYLSTYTLHEVMPESYRSSLDSSNMISQNASLRIPWLTQMFGGSRVNGGLFLALIALVVVWIVMKKTTLGFEIRSVGLNPFASEYAGMSSKRTIILSMVISGGLAGLGGVVEGLGTYQNFFVQTTSLSIGFDGMAVSLLGSGSAIGILLSALLFSVLKIGGLGMQTGAGVPFEIVNVSIALIIFFVGINFLIRFLMAKFFQGKKQEEIVATIETEPNHQNQEGGEL
- a CDS encoding ABC transporter permease encodes the protein MSTVELISLILTSTLVYSTPLILTSLGGTFSERSGIVNVGLEGIMVMGAFSAVVFNLTMSDTLGSMTPWIAILVGGVVGVLFSLIHAVATVSLRADHIISGTVINLMAPALGVFLIKAWYGKGQTDNISQNLGYFSFPGLADIPVIGQIFFRSTFLPAYCAILIAVIAWFIIFKTKFGLRLRSVGENPQAADTLGINVYAMRYSGVMISGLLGGMGGAVFAQSISGNFSAGTIVGQGFISMAAMIFGKWNPLGAMGASLFFGFAQSLSIIGAQLPVISSIPPVLLQIAPYLLTIIVLVAFLGKASGPKANGKNYIKSK
- the deoB gene encoding phosphopentomutase; translation: MFKRVHLIVMDSVGIGEAPDAEKFGDKGSDTLGHIAKEAGLTIPNLEQLGLGTIRPLEGVQAIEDHQGYATKLEEVSVGKDTMTGHWEIMGLNIKTPFRVFPNGFPDELLKKIEDFSGRKIVCNEPYSGTAVIDDFGEHQMKTGDLIVYTSADPVLQIAAHEEIIPLEELYRICEYVREITKDDPYMIGRIIARPYVGEPGNFTRTSNRHDYALDPFGHTVLDSLKEAGKDVIAVGKINDIFNGQGITDSVRTKSNMDGVDQLLNVMKQDFTGLSFTNLVDFDALYGHRRDVVGYARAIEDFDLRLPELFDAMADDDLLLITADHGNDPTFTGTDHTREYVPLLAYSKQMNEQGSLPQGYYADISATIAENFDVAATENGESFLKLLK